Proteins co-encoded in one Mycobacterium mantenii genomic window:
- a CDS encoding cupin domain-containing protein produces the protein MTVESSLAWLLQPVGVDAFLDEIWASRHHHIKRCQPGYFDRLLPGPSAVDGLLEHVRPEPAAVRLVKGGRDMDPAVYRQSDGGLDPVRALQGLADGYTIVLNGLERYVRTIASLSHSIEVELNFPTRVNAYVTPPESTGFVPHYDPHDVLVLQIQGSKTWHLSDAAAVPPHEIQRRKGVGTDELTSPTDVCLQPGDVLYLPRGQVHSAETHAEPSVHLTIGLHAPTVLTLVTHALHALSLRDPRVHARLSPRHLDDATARAGLGDLVHDTLQAVGDPEIVGEGLDAMADVLVRRGRCPPVGRVSDTVGIDGRTLVAKYEPLYSRVTHVGDRVVLQFAQLSVGAGADHEAALLFLAGSTEPFRVGDLPGLSAAQQSGLAQTLILNGFLVRLSNG, from the coding sequence ATTACCGTCGAGTCCTCGCTAGCCTGGTTGCTGCAGCCCGTCGGTGTCGACGCCTTCCTCGACGAAATCTGGGCGAGCAGGCACCACCACATCAAACGATGCCAACCGGGCTACTTCGACCGACTGTTGCCCGGGCCTTCGGCCGTCGACGGGCTCCTGGAGCACGTGCGGCCGGAGCCGGCGGCCGTGCGGCTGGTGAAGGGCGGCCGGGACATGGACCCGGCGGTATACCGGCAATCCGACGGCGGCCTGGACCCGGTCCGGGCACTGCAGGGCCTGGCCGACGGCTACACCATCGTGCTGAACGGGCTCGAACGGTACGTGCGCACGATCGCGTCGCTGTCGCACTCCATCGAGGTCGAGCTGAACTTCCCGACGCGGGTCAACGCCTACGTCACGCCACCGGAATCGACCGGCTTTGTCCCGCACTACGACCCGCACGACGTGCTCGTCCTGCAGATCCAGGGATCGAAGACGTGGCATTTGTCCGACGCCGCCGCCGTGCCGCCGCACGAGATCCAACGGCGCAAGGGGGTGGGGACGGACGAGCTCACGTCGCCGACCGACGTCTGCCTGCAGCCCGGCGATGTGCTGTATCTGCCGCGCGGCCAAGTGCATTCGGCCGAAACGCACGCCGAGCCGTCGGTCCATCTGACGATCGGGCTGCATGCGCCCACGGTGCTCACGCTCGTCACGCACGCGCTGCACGCGCTGAGTTTGCGCGACCCCCGGGTGCACGCCCGCTTGTCGCCACGGCACCTGGATGACGCGACCGCCCGCGCCGGCCTGGGCGACCTCGTGCACGACACCCTGCAGGCCGTCGGGGATCCCGAGATCGTCGGCGAGGGCCTCGACGCGATGGCGGACGTCTTGGTCCGGCGCGGCCGATGCCCCCCGGTCGGGCGGGTCAGCGACACCGTCGGGATCGACGGGCGAACGCTGGTGGCCAAGTACGAGCCGCTCTATTCGCGGGTTACGCACGTCGGCGACCGCGTCGTCCTGCAGTTCGCTCAACTGTCGGTGGGCGCCGGCGCCGACCACGAGGCCGCGCTGCTGTTCCTCGCCGGCAGCACCGAGCCGTTTCGGGTCGGCGATCTGCCCGGGCTGAGCGCGGCGCAGCAGTCGGGGCTGGCGCAGACGCTGATCCTGAACGGATTCCTGGTCCGGCTGTCCAATGGCTGA
- the rapZ gene encoding RNase adapter RapZ has translation MTGPEEFAGGRSVESPAGIDVVLVTGLSGAGRGTAAKVLEDLGWYVADNLPPQLITRMVDFGLAAGSRITQLAVVMDVRSRGFTGDLDSVRTELATRNIAPRVVFMEASDDMLVRRYEQNRRSHPLQGDQTLAEGIAAERRMLASVRATADLIIDTSTLSVRGLRESIERAFGGAASATTSVTVESFGFKYGLPMDADMVMDVRFLPNPHWVDELRPRTGQDPAVRDYVLSQPGAAEFLDAYHRLLSLVVDGYRREGKRYMTVAIGCTGGKHRSVAIAEALVQLLEAQKGEAQLSVRVLHRDLGRE, from the coding sequence GTGACGGGCCCAGAGGAATTCGCGGGCGGCCGCTCGGTGGAGTCCCCGGCCGGTATCGACGTCGTCCTGGTGACCGGATTATCCGGCGCCGGACGGGGTACCGCAGCCAAGGTGCTCGAAGACCTCGGCTGGTATGTGGCGGACAACCTGCCCCCGCAGCTGATCACCCGGATGGTCGATTTCGGTCTGGCCGCCGGCTCACGGATCACCCAGCTGGCGGTGGTGATGGACGTGCGGTCGCGCGGCTTCACCGGTGACCTGGATTCGGTCCGCACCGAGCTGGCAACCCGAAACATCGCGCCGCGCGTGGTGTTCATGGAAGCATCCGACGACATGTTGGTGCGCCGCTACGAACAGAATCGTCGCAGCCACCCGCTGCAGGGTGATCAGACCCTGGCCGAGGGCATCGCCGCCGAGCGCCGGATGCTGGCCTCGGTTCGCGCCACCGCCGACCTGATCATCGACACCTCGACGCTGTCGGTGCGCGGCCTGCGCGAGAGCATCGAGCGGGCATTCGGCGGCGCCGCCAGCGCGACCACCAGCGTCACGGTCGAGTCGTTCGGCTTCAAGTACGGCCTGCCGATGGACGCCGACATGGTGATGGACGTGCGCTTTTTGCCGAACCCGCACTGGGTCGACGAATTGCGGCCGCGCACCGGGCAGGACCCGGCGGTTCGCGATTACGTGTTGAGCCAGCCCGGCGCGGCCGAGTTTCTCGACGCCTACCATCGATTGCTGTCCCTGGTCGTCGACGGCTACCGCCGGGAGGGCAAGCGCTACATGACGGTCGCCATCGGCTGCACCGGGGGCAAGCATCGCAGCGTCGCGATCGCCGAGGCCCTGGTGCAGTTGCTGGAGGCTCAGAAGGGTGAGGCGCAACTGTCGGTGCGGGTGCTGCACCGGGATCTGGGCCGCGAATGA
- the yvcK gene encoding uridine diphosphate-N-acetylglucosamine-binding protein YvcK — protein MNRGIVALGGGHGLYATLSAARRLTPHVTAVVTVSDDGGSSGRLRSELDVVPPGDLRMALAALASDSPHGRLWATILQHRFGGSGALAGHPIGNLMLAGLSEVLADPVAALDELGRILGVKGRVLPMCPIALQIEADVSGLESDPRMFRLIRGQVAIASTPGKVRRVRLLPDNPPATRQAVDAIMSADLVVLGPGSWFTSVIPHVLVPGLAAALRATTARRALVLNLVAEPGETAGFSVERHLHVLAQHAPDFSVHDIIIDAERVPSERERDQLRRTATLLSAEVHFADVARPGTPLHDPGKLAAALDGVRAARKAPGPSSVTATADIRVDGANPPAGGSGPAGSGPRGDDAWR, from the coding sequence TTGAACCGGGGCATCGTCGCGCTGGGCGGCGGACACGGCCTGTACGCGACGCTGTCGGCGGCCCGTCGGCTGACTCCCCACGTCACCGCGGTGGTGACCGTCTCCGACGACGGCGGTTCTTCCGGCCGGTTGCGCAGCGAACTGGACGTGGTGCCCCCGGGTGATCTGCGAATGGCATTGGCGGCCTTGGCATCTGACAGTCCGCACGGGCGACTGTGGGCGACCATCCTGCAGCACCGGTTCGGCGGCAGCGGGGCCCTGGCCGGGCATCCGATCGGCAACCTGATGTTGGCCGGGCTGTCCGAGGTGCTGGCCGATCCGGTGGCCGCGCTCGACGAGCTGGGGCGCATCCTCGGCGTCAAGGGCAGGGTGCTGCCGATGTGCCCGATCGCGCTGCAGATCGAGGCCGACGTCTCCGGTCTGGAAAGCGACCCGCGGATGTTTCGGCTGATCCGCGGCCAGGTGGCGATCGCGAGCACGCCGGGCAAGGTGCGCCGCGTGCGGCTGCTGCCCGACAACCCCCCGGCGACGCGACAGGCCGTCGACGCCATCATGTCCGCAGATCTGGTGGTGCTGGGCCCCGGGTCGTGGTTCACCAGCGTGATCCCGCATGTGCTGGTGCCGGGACTGGCCGCGGCGCTACGGGCGACCACCGCACGGCGTGCCCTGGTGCTCAATCTGGTGGCCGAGCCGGGGGAGACGGCCGGCTTCTCCGTCGAGCGTCATCTGCACGTGCTGGCCCAGCACGCACCGGACTTCAGCGTGCACGACATCATCATCGACGCCGAACGGGTGCCCAGTGAGCGCGAACGCGATCAATTGCGCCGCACCGCCACACTGCTTTCGGCCGAGGTCCACTTCGCCGACGTGGCCAGACCTGGTACACCTTTACATGATCCAGGCAAGCTCGCGGCGGCCCTGGACGGGGTCCGGGCGGCCCGTAAGGCTCCGGGACCGTCTTCGGTCACGGCCACCGCGGATATTCGGGTCGACGGTGCAAACCCACCAGCCGGTGGGAGTGGACCGGCCGGCAGCGGACCAAGGGGTGACGACGCGTGGCGATGA
- the uvrC gene encoding excinuclease ABC subunit UvrC, with protein sequence MPDPATYRPAPGSIPVEPGVYRFRDPHGRVIYVGKAKSLRSRLTSYFADIAGLHPRTRQMVTTAAKVEWTVVNTEVEALQLEYNWIKEFDPRFNVRYRDDKTYPVLAVTLNEEFPRLMVYRGPRRKGVRYFGPYSHAWAIRETLDLLTRVFPARTCSAGVFKRHKQIDRPCLLGYIDKCSAPCIGRVSAEQHRQIVDDFCDFLSGKTDRFARELEHQMNAAAEQLDFERAARLRDDLGAVKRAMEKQAVVLGDGTDADVVAFADDELEAAVQVFHVRGGRVRGQRGWIVEKSADPGDSGEEQLVEQFLTQFYGEQAELGFQTDQAADESVNPVPREVLVPCLPSNAGELTSWLSGLRGSRVALRVPQRGDKRALAETVQRNAKEALQQHKLKRAGDFNARSAALQNIQEALGLSDAPLRIECVDISHVQGTDVVGSLVVFEDGLPRKSDYRHFGIREAAGQGRSDDVASIAEVTRRRFARHLSEQNDPNMLSPEGKSRRFAYPPNLYVVDGGAPQVNAASAVLEELGVTDVAVIGLAKRLEEVWVPSEPDPVIMPRNSEGLYLLQRVRDEAHRFAITYHRSKRSKRMTASVLDSVPGLGEHRRKALVSHFGSIARLKEATVDQITAVPGIGVATATAVLEALRPDQSEAAR encoded by the coding sequence GTGCCCGATCCCGCCACCTACCGCCCCGCCCCCGGGTCCATCCCGGTCGAGCCCGGCGTCTACCGATTCCGGGATCCGCACGGGCGAGTCATCTACGTCGGCAAGGCCAAGAGCCTGCGCAGCCGGCTGACGTCTTACTTCGCCGACATCGCCGGCCTGCACCCGCGAACCCGGCAGATGGTGACCACCGCGGCCAAGGTCGAGTGGACGGTGGTCAACACCGAAGTCGAGGCGCTGCAGCTCGAGTACAACTGGATCAAAGAGTTCGACCCGCGATTCAACGTCCGCTATCGGGACGACAAGACCTATCCGGTGCTGGCGGTGACCCTCAACGAGGAGTTCCCGCGGCTGATGGTCTACCGCGGCCCCCGCCGCAAGGGGGTGCGGTATTTCGGGCCCTACTCGCACGCGTGGGCCATCCGGGAGACGCTGGATCTGCTTACCCGGGTGTTTCCGGCGCGCACCTGCTCGGCGGGAGTGTTCAAGCGGCACAAGCAAATCGACCGTCCTTGCCTGCTCGGCTACATCGACAAGTGCTCGGCGCCGTGCATCGGCAGGGTCAGCGCGGAGCAGCATCGCCAGATCGTGGACGATTTCTGCGACTTCCTGTCCGGCAAGACCGACCGGTTCGCCCGCGAGCTGGAACATCAGATGAACGCCGCGGCCGAGCAACTCGATTTCGAGCGGGCCGCGCGGCTGCGCGACGACCTGGGCGCGGTCAAGAGGGCGATGGAAAAACAGGCCGTCGTCCTGGGCGACGGCACCGACGCCGACGTGGTGGCGTTCGCCGACGACGAGCTCGAGGCCGCCGTCCAGGTGTTCCACGTCCGCGGCGGCCGGGTTCGCGGTCAGCGCGGCTGGATCGTCGAAAAGTCCGCCGACCCTGGTGATTCCGGTGAGGAACAACTGGTCGAACAGTTCTTGACGCAGTTCTACGGCGAGCAGGCCGAATTGGGCTTCCAAACCGACCAAGCCGCAGACGAATCGGTGAACCCGGTGCCGCGCGAGGTGCTGGTGCCCTGCCTGCCTTCCAATGCCGGCGAGTTGACCAGTTGGCTTTCCGGCTTGCGTGGATCCCGGGTGGCCCTGCGGGTGCCGCAGCGCGGCGACAAACGCGCGCTGGCCGAAACCGTGCAGCGCAACGCCAAAGAGGCACTGCAGCAACACAAATTGAAGCGTGCCGGCGACTTCAACGCCAGATCCGCTGCGCTGCAGAACATCCAGGAGGCCCTCGGCTTGTCCGACGCGCCGCTGCGCATCGAGTGTGTGGACATCAGCCATGTGCAGGGCACCGACGTGGTGGGCTCGCTGGTGGTGTTCGAGGACGGTCTGCCGCGCAAATCGGACTACCGGCACTTCGGGATCCGGGAAGCCGCCGGGCAGGGGCGCTCCGACGACGTCGCCTCCATCGCCGAGGTGACCCGCCGCCGCTTCGCGCGGCACCTCAGTGAACAAAACGATCCGAATATGCTTTCACCGGAAGGAAAGTCTCGCCGGTTCGCCTACCCGCCGAACCTGTACGTCGTCGACGGCGGTGCCCCACAAGTCAACGCGGCCAGTGCGGTGCTCGAGGAACTCGGCGTCACCGATGTCGCGGTGATCGGCCTGGCCAAGCGGCTGGAAGAGGTGTGGGTGCCCTCGGAGCCCGATCCCGTCATCATGCCGCGCAACAGCGAGGGGCTATATCTGCTGCAACGTGTCCGCGACGAAGCGCACCGATTCGCGATCACCTACCATCGCAGCAAGCGATCCAAGCGAATGACGGCATCGGTGCTGGATTCGGTGCCAGGATTGGGAGAACATCGCCGCAAGGCATTGGTAAGCCATTTCGGATCGATAGCCCGCCTCAAGGAGGCCACCGTCGACCAGATCACCGCCGTTCCCGGCATCGGTGTGGCAACCGCCACCGCCGTCCTGGAGGCGCTGCGACCCGATCAGTCCGAGGCCGCGCGGTGA
- the whiA gene encoding DNA-binding protein WhiA, translated as MTTEVKDELSRLIVKSVSARRAEVTSLLRFAGGLHIVGGRVVVEAEVDLGNVARRLRKDIFELYGYNAVVHVLSASGIRKSTRYVLRVANDGEALARQTGLLDNRGRPVRGLPAQVVGGSVGDAEAAWRGAFLAHGSLTEPGRSSALEVSCPGPEAALALVGAARRLGVSAKAREVRGADRVVVRDGEAIGALLTRMGAQDTRLVWEERRMRREVRATANRLANFDDANLRRSARAAVAAAARVERALEILGDTVPDHLASAGKLRVEHRQASLEELGRLADPPMTKDAVAGRIRRLLSMADRKAKVEGIPDTESAVTPDLLEDA; from the coding sequence ATGACGACCGAAGTCAAGGACGAACTAAGCCGCCTCATCGTGAAATCGGTCAGCGCGCGCCGGGCGGAGGTCACGTCCCTGTTGAGGTTCGCCGGCGGGCTGCACATCGTCGGCGGCCGCGTGGTGGTCGAGGCCGAGGTGGACCTGGGCAACGTCGCGCGGCGGTTGCGCAAGGACATTTTCGAGCTCTACGGGTACAACGCCGTCGTGCATGTGTTGTCGGCCAGCGGGATTCGCAAGAGCACCCGGTATGTGCTGCGGGTCGCCAACGACGGCGAGGCGCTGGCACGCCAAACCGGCCTGCTCGACAACCGCGGCCGTCCGGTGCGCGGGTTGCCGGCCCAGGTGGTGGGCGGCAGCGTCGGCGACGCCGAGGCCGCGTGGCGGGGAGCTTTCCTGGCGCACGGGTCGCTGACCGAGCCGGGCCGGTCGTCGGCGCTGGAAGTCAGCTGCCCCGGCCCGGAGGCGGCGCTGGCGTTGGTGGGTGCCGCGCGCCGGCTCGGTGTCAGCGCGAAAGCCCGCGAGGTGCGTGGCGCCGACCGGGTCGTGGTGCGCGACGGCGAGGCCATCGGCGCATTGCTGACCCGGATGGGCGCCCAGGACACCCGGCTGGTGTGGGAGGAGCGTCGGATGCGGCGCGAGGTCCGGGCCACGGCCAACCGGCTCGCCAACTTCGACGACGCCAACCTGCGCCGCTCGGCGCGCGCGGCGGTCGCGGCCGCGGCCCGGGTGGAGCGGGCGCTGGAGATCCTGGGCGACACCGTGCCGGACCACCTGGCCTCGGCCGGGAAGCTGCGCGTCGAGCACCGGCAGGCCTCACTTGAGGAGCTCGGACGGCTCGCGGATCCTCCGATGACGAAAGATGCTGTGGCGGGCCGTATTCGGCGCCTGCTGTCGATGGCCGACCGCAAGGCGAAGGTCGAGGGCATTCCCGACACCGAGTCGGCGGTGACGCCGGACCTGCTCGAAGACGCATAA